gggccgagcacagagccttgtggaacaccatggttaactttggtgcgcacagatgactcatcattaatttgcacgaattgggagcggtctgaaaaataggatttaaaccattttagggcggttcctttaatgctaattaactgttctagtctctgtaataaaatattatggtcaattgtgtcaaatgctgcactaagatctaacagaacgaggacagacacaaacccctgatctgaagctattagaagatcattagtgacttttgccaaggctgtctctgtgctgtgattggctctaaacccagactgaaagtcttcatatatattactttcctggagaaactcacacagctgattggctacaactttttctaggattttagacaggaaggggagattagatatcggtcggtaattggctaaaacctctgggtctaaggtgggttttttgaggaggggtttgattacatctattttaaaagactgtggtacatatcctgatgataatgacagattgattgtgttcagtaatgaactgtcaattaggggcagaatttctttaagtaattttgtaggaatggggtctgagatacaagttgttggtttagaagatgagattattttggtcagctgatcgaggctgatcagagagaagctgtctaaataattggtaagattcttggccgtttctgagttttctattcttgatggggtattagtgccaattgagggcaggagatgtttgatttgatttctaatagttagaattttatcattaaagaaattcataaagatattgctatttagggatcgaggaatactgggttcggtggaggtgtgactctcagtcagcctggctacagtgctgaagagaaacctggggttgtttttattctcttctattagtgtggagtagtaggcagctcttgctttatggagggccttcttatatgctttaacactattcttccagtctaggagattttcaacacggttgctggagcgccacttcctttctagttttcttgatacttgttttaactcatgtgtcttggaattataccacggagctaatttactatgttttatatgtttcttttttagaggcgctattgagtctaatgttaatcgtaatgagtttacagagctatcgacgagatggtcaatctcagtggagctagggtttttaatgaatttgttgtttatatcgacggatagtacgggtttaaatgtaatcggaattatttccttaaatttagctacagcactatcaggtaaacatcttgaaaatgagtttattattagtggcatatattctgatagtgaaaaatcgaaggttattaaattatggtctgatagaattggattgcgcggaagtaccgttagatgttcaattttgacaccgtatgataatataaggtcaagtgtttggttacaacaatgagtaggttggtgtacacactgactgaaaccaattgagtctaatatcgaaataaatgctacgctaaggctatctttattattgtcaacatgaatattaaagtcaccaacaataataattttatcggtctttaggactaggtttgataaaaactcagggaattctgttaaaaattcagaataagccccaggggcacggtaaactacagcaaatatgattggctgttggtgtttcttggatgggtgtggaagactaagaacaagacattcaaatgagttgtagcttagtttaggtttaggattaattgatagactggagttaaaaacagcagcaactccacctcctcgaccaaattctcggggaacgtgtgaatttacatgactgggggggggggggtagattcatttagactgacatattcatcaggatgcagccacgtctcagtgagggacaataaatctattttatgatctgagactagttcattaactaaaatagcctttgatgacaatgatcttatgtttaacagaccacatttaaaagtctttgtttcctgagttgttgcagaggttgtgttaatttgtattagatttttgtgtggaattctccctctgttattgtttgatttaaataatgtaatgggacggtggacagacacaatctctatgggtttgtgtgactgatccagagggagcgcagagaagtgtgtagcactgcagctctgcgtcctggtcccaactctgggttgtcatttaatagactgggtaatattcctagataagagagatgctccatcccaagtgggatgaacgccgtctctcctaacaagaccaggtttcctccaaaaagtttgccaattatctacaaagcccacaccgttTACACCAGGATCACCTGGTGGTCTCTGTCTCGTGGTTCTTGTAGGCCGCGATGAGCTACCGCCggatttatatttgtatttttgaagcTTTTCCGCCATTCAAAATGACGTAGCTTGCATAAGTCAGCTTTTGGCCTCTTTGTGTTGTCCTCGGTGAGCTTTGTGGCTGATATTTATGTAATAGTAGCTGTTTTTTGATGAAAATATTGTCGCTTCTGCAGGAGCACTGAAATTTGCGTCTTACTCCATATCTTGTTCACTAGCCCCGATTAACTCTTTTTGACACGTTCACACTcaaacatcagactcactttaatcaagctgctgctttaaggtaaagaaaattgcataatgttgctttaacaaCAGATGAGAAACAACTCTCACTGGTCtcaagccccttttccactggttagactgttttttaaaacccaccaacataataataacagcGAAACAATGTCCTCATGTCAGTAAAAGCTATGTGCAGCAGACAATAAGTACTCGACTGATTTATTGGTTGATAAGAATTGGCAGATATCAGCCGTTCACTGACGTGTTGCATCAGTGTTTATTTGCTGAtccacaaagaagaaaaacttttatttcaaagaATAAGCAGAACATATTCATTcatgttctatatatttggctgcatttgtgttttattttcatttatagcTGTTTATGATAAAGTTTCTGGTTAAACTGAGGACACTTAAGGTGAGggatttcaaataaaacaggacaTATCGACACAGTCCAGGTGGGATTTCACAgtttaataaagataaaagaaagaacacattcaattatCTATTTGAATTATAATCTGTTACAGttcatcacatttcaaaacaaaaagctaAACTGTCTGCAGACGAGTGTATTAATCAAACAGAGAAATACGAGCCATGGAAATAATCACAcataaccacagactgtatatggaACATAACACACAGCCAGACGATGTCCTTTGTGACATCGTCCTCCATTGAGTCATTTGTGAATAATAACaaagacatatatatatgtacgaatgaaaaacacacaggttgCATTCAAACTTTTGTTGCATGACTGCGtcaaaaatatacagaataagCTTTTTTTAGGGGCCAATGCCGATACCGATATCAAGGAGTAAAAAACTATCACTTATATATAAAATTGGCAATAAAGCTTaagtaaaacaatatttttaaagaaataaagataaattgaaagaaaacacaaatactacagaatatatagaacttgaattaagacaaaaaaaaaaagttcaatgtaaaatataatcataatgcacattgtttatcctgtaaaataaaccttttcatATCGGCGCATATCTTAAAAGGCCCATATCAGCCAATTGAAATATTGAACgtaaacacaaaagcaaatatcacagcatttattttttcattgatACTGAAATTCAATCCAGATCATGTCGTTCTTTCCAATGAGCTGTTACAAAACTGGTGAGTCTAATATGTGAAGGTGTTTAAGGATGAATGTTGATTTTCATGTTCTTGTTTTCTGGAGGATGCACCATTCATAGTGGTCCTGAAACAAAGTGACAATAACTGCGAATTTCTAAAATACACACTTGATACTACAACATGATCAAGGCCGTTCATAGTTTTACACAAAGGATTTGAAATACAAGAActatttaataatgatatgaTGGAGTTTCAGTTGAGGTTTATTTCAAATGCACATGAGCCAGTAGCTTAACAGCCAGTTGTTAATATTTGTACCTGAAGCTGAATGTGGATTTTCATTAACGTAGTCAGACCTCTCCTCTGGATCACCTCGGGTTCCTGTAAAGATCAGACAGAAAACGACTTGagaaggttgagaaccactgttttattcatttagttgATTTCGTTGCCACTCTAATATCTCTAtcacaaccagcatcaccagcttCAGATGCTCCACACGTGTTCCAATgcaaatgaacgtccttgttCTTCAAACATTATATGGGCACAGCAAAACCGAtccctggttcagtttgatctgggTCTGACTACATTCTGGTGCATTGGTCTGGAGCCtggtctgaggcacctttcCACCTGTAACTCTgcttcagactaaactgaaaagtccaaatgtCTGTCTTTGGGGCCATGTGACTAAAATGAGATGTTGGAAAACCATGCGTGTGTATTGATGTCATGAAATCGTGTTGGACATTTCTGTACTCATCTGCCCGTCCACCTGAAATCAGAAGGATTTTCATTTAGGACTTCTCTGCAGGAGGCACATTTTATACAGTACCTTCCTCCGTGTTTCCTCTGATTGATTCATAGATGCAGTTGTCACCTACGAGTCaataaaaaatctaatcaaCATGAAATGTAATTGGAAACTTTGTGACTAGGTTCTTCTGAAAAGCAACAACTCAGAAATAGCTGTGAAGGCATTCAGTACGAGAAGGAAGGCTGACCGTGGAGAAGAGACGAGTACACTTGCAGTTGGATTTCATCATGGTGGACAGTTGGgtctgagctctgattggttctcagAGACTGGCTGAGcctgaaacagtcaaacaatgagaagtgaatgaaaaagaaaaagtaaagtattGCTGTTTTGTTGAAGATGAAACCAGAGAGAGTGGAACCAACCTGTCACAACACAGATCTGTGAAAAAGACAATAATGATCACgttacatgattttatttttcaacctcTGCTCCATGATTCTGAATATACAGAATAAGCTTTTTTCAGGGGCCAATGCCGATACCGATATCAAGGAGTAAAAAACTATCACTTATATATAAAACTGGCAATAAAGCTTgagtaaaacaatattttttaaggaaataaagataaattgaaagaaaacacaaatgcgacagaatatatagaacttgaattaagacaaaaaaaaattcaatttaaaaatataatcataatgCACATTGTTTATCCTGTAAACTAAACCTTTTCATATCGGCGCATATATTAAAAGGCCCATATCAGCCAATTGAAATATTGACCgtaaacacaaaagcaaatatcacagcatttcttttttcatttatactgAAATTCAATCCAGATCATGTCGTTCTTTCCAATGAGCTGTTACAAAACTGGTGAGTCTAATATGTGAAGGTGTTTAAGGATGAATGTTGATTTTCATATTCTTGTTTTCTGGAGGATGCACCATTCATAGTGGTCCTGAAACAAAGTGACAATAACTGCAAATTTCTGAAATACACACTTGATACTTCAACCCTACAACATGATCAAGGCTGTTCATAGTTTTACACAAAGGATTTGAAATTTGAGACACCAATTTAACTGCATACTTATCGTAAAAGAActatttaataatgatatgaTGGAGTTTCAGTTGAGGTTTATTTCAAATGCACATGAGCCAGTAGCTTAACAGCCAGTTGTTAATATTTGTACCTGAAGCTGAATGTGGATTTTCATTAACGTAGTCAGACCTCTCCTCTGGATCACCTCGGGTTCCTGTAAAGATCAGACAGAAAACGACTTGagaaggttgagaaccactgttttattcatttagttgATTTCGTTGCCACTCTAATATCTCTAttacaaccagcatcaccagcttCAGGTGCTCCACACGTGTTCCAATgcaaatgaacgtccttgttgttcaaacattatatgGGTGCAGCAAAACCGAtccctggttcagtttgatctgggTCTGACTACATTCTGGTGCATTGGTCTGGAGCCtggtctgaggcacctttcCACCTGTAACTCTGCTTCAGATTAAATTGAAAAGTCCAAATGTCTGTCTTTGGGACCATGTGACTCAAATGAGATGTTGGAAAACCACGCGTGTGTATTGATGTCATGACATTGTGTTGGACATTTCTGTACTCATCTGCCCGTCCACCTGAAATCAGAAGGTTTTTCACTTCAGACGTCTCTGCAGGAGGCACATTTTATACAGTACCTTCCTCCGTGTTTCCTCTGATTGATTCATAGATGCAGTTGTCACCTACGAGTcaataaaaaatcaaatcaacatgAAATGTAATTCGAAAACTTTGTGACTGTTCTTAAAAGCAACAACTTAGAAATAGCTGTGAAGGCATTCAGTAGGAGAAGGAAGGCTGACCGTGGAGAAGAGACGAGTACACTTGCAGTTGGTTTTCATCGTGGTGGACAGTTGGgtctgagctctgattggttctcagAGACTGGCTGAGCCTGAAACAGTCAAATAATCagaagtgaatgaaaaagaaaaagtaaagtattGCTGTTTTGTTGAAGATGAAACAAGAGAGAGTGGGACCAACCTGTCACAACACAGATCTGTGAAAAAGACAATAATGATCACgttacatgattttatttttcaacctcTACTCCATGACTATCGTGACAATAGTTTGaaataagtttgatttaaatgaaatgaacaagagCAGCTCTCACTCTTTGAATTCCTGCACCAACACAACAGTAGCAGCGAGAGGAAGAGAATCAGTGTGATGCCACCAACCAGCCCAATGACCAGCGGCACAGGAGACGAGTGGGGAGGTGCTGCAGGATTAAATGGATCAGACGAGGAGCAGTGAGGAGCAAAGGCAGATCCATGACgtggaaaaaaatatagaacCAAAACttcagcagacattttgatttgaaaaaaaacaactgtgtgaataagttttgtatttgaagaaatattttaatatgtgCAAAAAAGTTTTGGAGTTGTAGAAATACtttgtatatgtgtaaaaaGAAGTTTCCAGTCgtaaaaatatgtgaaaaagtTTTGACCAAGTGCACCTGGTGTTTAGAAGCCGTTTCAGTGAAAATACTGCATGAGTAGAAAAGATTTTAATCTACTTTACAACCTGGAGACTCCTTTTCTACCTCATACTgatcacactcacattttactGACATCCAACTCTCCCATGAGAAGTATCCTGAATGTTCACACTTGTAGAAACCTTCATCTGACTTTGACACAGCTGAGATTTCCAGTTTCCCTCCGACATCACTTTGGAGGAATTCACCATTTTTGTAGAAAGAGAAGTTGGAATAGAGGTTTGTTCTTAACCATGAGCAGCCGAGAGTAACGGACTGTCCCTCAGTCACGGGATGGGCAGGGCTCTCCAGGATAACACGACGTGAAACTGTAAACAGTTAAAAAACCATCAACAATGTGAACAACCTGATAATTCAGCTCGTATATAAACAGCATAAGTCTAAATATTAGATGTTAAAGGGGAGCCAAAGTCATTCAATGCactttttgtcaaattctgctCCTCACGTCCATGAGCTGTACGTTGTGTGTGCGCtggaaaaacatctggtttaaatacacagCCCTGGCTTCAAGAGCAGGACATCTGAGCTCAAGCAGGGTAGAGTTGAGTgtgagtgcagggttttgagtgagagcatcacaaaatctgaatgtgacatcaataagtcctgctctcaaaccaAAAGACCACCCTCTTGAGTAAAGAGAGGGAAACAGCCTCCGGATGGCGCTGCAGGCTGTGGCGTCCACACAGTTACGTGATGTCTGCTTGTTTAACGGCAGACGGACACACTCTCGCAGCTGATTCTGGTCGTTGAACGTGTGGTTTGTGTGAATAAAGAGGGTGAATTTCATCCAGAGATCATGTTTGATGTGATGCACCTTGGTAAATGTGGGGGGTGCAGCtcctgaaggagcagtgaagggagGCAGTGCTCCCCAATTTTAGTTACTCTacctttaaatcacattatgGGATGTTGGAAACATGCACAGTGTGAATAGATTCAATGAAAAATTACAACCTGTAGTGATGTTGACTGCGTTGCTGAGCTCTGATCCAGATTCACACCAGTAAACTCCAGGAGAAAGATTATACATGGACCATGTGAACCTTGGGATTGTCTCCTGAGAGTCGCACTCTAACAATCGTACTTTGTCTTCAGAAAACCTCCACAATCTCCACTCATCAGAGTTTCCCTCGCAGGTCAGACGGATCTTGTCATCAAAGTAGTGCTGCACTCTGTCCGGCCTAACTGTGAGAGACACTGACGCATAGGAATCTGAAAAACGTGACATGAAGTGTGAAACAGCAACTAATGGTTTAAATTTGTCGAGCATTAAAAACGTGAAGCCATCAGCAGAGACTCCATCTCTGTCACATTCTTGTTTTTGGGAATAaggtcataatattacgagaatacaTTTGTAATGTTTCCAGATTAAAGGTGTCATTTTAGGCTTTGCGTCATTTAACAGGGGAAACGTCAGAAATACATCGTTTGTTGAAAATCACACTGACATCATGATGATGTCAGTCTGAGCATATGATCATAAATAATATCAACATCAGGTCAGTCCTATAGGATGCACacaaaaaatgatttcataTGACATTAGATTTTGGAGAATGATTTTCTGATCATTAGATTGTCTCTCTAACCCTGTATTtgtcttgacctttgacctatcaCCTCTAAAAGTTAATCACCTGGAGGAACCAGCCAAAGTAATGTTCCCGAAGTAACTGACCGACTGAAGCGATAACATCTGCttcaagagaaagaaacaaactcaCCTCCAGACCAGACCAACTTTGGCTCATTGTACTCAGTGTAAAACACGGGGTCTCCTCTTCCAGCTCGACATGCATAACTTGCTGACTTCGTCTGGCCTTGGATGACGTAGGAGTTTTGTTCAGTCCCTCCGTTGCTTCCTGGGAGCAGCTCATAACTGTACTGGTCAGGAATGTCAATAGAACTCATCCCATATGGAAATGTGTATTGACATCTGGTGTCTGCATAGGAACTAATCGGGTCAACTCTGTACCAGTAGAACCTCCATCCTGCAGTCGGATGTTGAACCCCACAGGTGAGAGTCACTGAGGCTCCAGGAGTCAGCCATGTCGGAGAGACAGTGACGACAGGTTGTGGTGCAGCCGCTGAAACGGAACATCGTCAGAACAAAAACACGTCTTCATGTTTGTCTAGAGATGTTCATTTTGGAAGCAATGCAATTTCTGGATGCTACACATTCAGCCATCGACATGACtgcccccaaaagtgaagccaaattataacaatcgccccctggtggctgcctgcagtatatgtcaaccatggtttctttcattttagtttgttcacgtgttcatgtttctgatcagtttggttttaattagttatttgatgatataaaaacagtgaaacgtcatgattgacagctgactctgactcgtgattggtcaagcacatgtatcggcgggacctcgatGCCCCAGCTCCACACCTCCATCATGATTTCACAGACTGGCTCGAAATGACGtgaaaagtgcaagatggctggtatccaggatattttggcttctcttttgtACATGTGCATTTAACAGATATAAACTTTGTAATATTTAAACTTAAACACCTATATTTTTAATACTAAATATGACTTGACTCACCGCTAGACAACGTGACGGGAACACTCCATCCTGTTGAATTCTGCCGTGCACCTTTCAGTCGGCCCTGACACCAGAAACTGCCGCTCAAATGTGACCCCAAACGAATCCTGAATTCATTTGTGTTGGGAGGTGTATGTGAGCTGGTTGCTGTCCATTCATACTCCCACTCAGAGTCTCCTCCCTGGATCTCACACCTAAGTGTGACGGTTTCTCCGCTGTATCTGTTCGGCCAGTTGGGTTGAAGagtcacagcagctctgttgtgGACTATTCATATTCACCAATAAAGATAGAATAACAGCTTGTATCAGCATCAACCTTTTCGTAATCTCAACAAACAGTCATGAATGCAGAATGGATTTTCTCCGCACTCACCAGTTTCATGAATACTGACTGAGTTACTGTACTTGGTGTAGTAAACTggatctcctcttcctcctctgcaccaGTACAGTCCTTCACGTGAGGCACTAGCACTTTGTCCATTTGACTTGAAATCCTCATCCGTCAGGGGCTCCGAGGTTTTCTCACCTCTGTACCAATAATAATTCCAGCCAGGTGATGATGGGCCCACGGAGCAGGTCAGGAGCACACTGCCCCCTACTGGAAGGGCTCTGTGGTCAGCACTCAGGTTAGCCGCTGGTCTTTCtgttaatgttaaaaacacTTTGGCATTTAGTCCATTTTATTTGAGTTGAATAAAATGAGTAGAAAATGTATCACCTTTGCTCTTCTGCAGTcgtaaaaactaaaacagcagtaaaagcaaaagtaaaaaaatgctTTGGCCCAGATTATACCACCAAGTTTGCCATATCAGAGCCACAAGTTAGCCACAGCAGTACCGTACATTAACCAAAGGTGCCAAATGTGGCCCAGATTCGTTTTGAtctatttgggccatattcaccacATGgaccactttaggttcacatccagattacacttTGCCTAGAGCACCGCATGTTTACTATAAAAGACCCAGGTTTGTTTTGGGATAGTTGGGCCACATTAGCTCTTTAACAAGTGGACGAGTTTAGGCTCGGATCCATTCTGTCCACAGGAAAGCTAGAGGAGCCGCATCactgcctgaagtggcccacatccatCTGGTCCAAAGGTGCTGAGCatagaccgtatataaagatggacgccatcacagctccacaaaagtgagttcaccccctggtggctggctgcagtataggtcaaatTATCTCAGGAAGAAAGGAAGTTCTTGTACCtctgatgtactgtatgttcaaGTTTTGGGTTGAATTGAATTAGTTTTTGAcgttataaaaacagggtgaaacatcatgactgacagctgaggctgactcacgattggtcgtgtatcggcaggaccttGGTCCCAGATTGTTTGTatacaggatattttggcttggATCTGAACAGCAATTGTTTCCTCCCAGATGAGAATAACATATAAACATCGGTGAACATCATCTTACTCGCCAATAGGCTGATAGCAACAACAAGATAAATATCGGTAAGATGTTCAGCTTTTGaatcggtgcatccctagttacttttttgttgtattatattttttatcagCGCATATGAACATAAATTGAAGGAGACCTTTGCCAGTTTCTCAAAACTCGGTCTTTCTCACCAGAAACTGTTAATGTGACGACATTGCTCCACTCGGTTGTGGAATTCAAGTTCTTCTTGTCTTTAGCCAAACACCTGTAGCTTCCACTGTCAGACGAGGATGCATTGACAATCCTGTATTCATTGTGTGTTGGAAACGTATTTGAGTTGGGTTTGGTCCATTCATACTCCCACTCAGTCAGTACATCTGCAGGGACCTCACACCGGACAGTGATCATCTCACCGCTGAATATCAGAGACCAGTTAGGTTGCAGGGCCACAGACGCCTTGTGGGAAACTGATCACAAATagaaacagagaacagaagaaagtagaatggcactcagtacagctcatacctccaccaaactTTACAGATACCAGTCCTCTCATCTTTTCATcagggaaaataataaaaaaaagcatcacACAATCTTAAAGCaaaacactatgcaactttttaaccttaaaacagcagcttccaaGTTAATGGAATGATTCTCTGCCTTAATatggagaaagtttcctccttcactccctgaacgtctgttctctgtaactctggtgagtgggttccatctcctgtgagaagaactgactgagagtcacagcttcaactgtcacaaccagctccagttgaggagtgaagctgaactgtagatcagttaaaaagactcagaagtttttaaaaaatagcacgtgtggctgcagagggcgctgttgctcagtaaaagttacatcgTGTT
The genomic region above belongs to Hippoglossus hippoglossus isolate fHipHip1 chromosome 18, fHipHip1.pri, whole genome shotgun sequence and contains:
- the LOC117752150 gene encoding uncharacterized protein LOC117752150, which encodes WDYEWRTTSSHQPVTGTNTAPTHSEYRLGTASVFHSGEYWCKARADLYSSTEWSDAFQLRVTPNKPRPRLIADNTTITGKGSVALICSVDNAAEWRYDWFRRTSASSAAQIIRYNETDDEISISEEGIYNCRGRRGDTTFFTEDSDRVTIENRVSHKASVALQPNWSLIFSGEMITVRCEVPADVLTEWEYEWTKPNSNTFPTHNEYRIVNASSSDSGSYRCLAKDKKNLNSTTEWSNVVTLTVSERPAANLSADHRALPVGGSVLLTCSVGPSSPGWNYYWYRGEKTSEPLTDEDFKSNGQSASASREGLYWCRGGRGDPVYYTKYSNSVSIHETVHNRAAVTLQPNWPNRYSGETVTLRCEIQGGDSEWEYEWTATSSHTPPNTNEFRIRLGSHLSGSFWCQGRLKGARQNSTGWSVPVTLSSAAAPQPVVTVSPTWLTPGASVTLTCGVQHPTAGWRFYWYRVDPISSYADTRCQYTFPYGMSSIDIPDQYSYELLPGSNGGTEQNSYVIQGQTKSASYACRAGRGDPVFYTEYNEPKLVWSGDSYASVSLTVRPDRVQHYFDDKIRLTCEGNSDEWRLWRFSEDKVRLLECDSQETIPRFTWSMYNLSPGVYWCESGSELSNAVNITTVSRRVILESPAHPVTEGQSVTLGCSWLRTNLYSNFSFYKNGEFLQSDVGGKLEISAVSKSDEGFYKCEHSGYFSWESWMSVKFLVLYFFPRHGSAFAPHCSSSDPFNPAAPPHSSPVPLVIGLVGGITLILFLSLLLLCWCRNSKNLCCDRLSQSLRTNQSSDPTVHHDENQLQVYSSLLHGGRADEYRNVQHDFMTSIHTHGFPTSHFSHMAPKTDIWTFQFSLKQSYRWKGASDQAPDQCTRM